A genomic stretch from Leeia speluncae includes:
- a CDS encoding phosphorylase family protein has translation MKIVVMFPTASEAQWFEAPNVLKVISGVGITDTAYSTLKVIHEHQPDWIILAGIAGYFPHSNLKIGDTRLVSQEVEGDLGFYTEQGFVHLADLALDMAFERRKELCCPHLSKIGGGFETAKGLTANTALSPLPDTRGADLENMEGAAFFHVCLKENQPFIEIRTISNEVKLGHGDWDMEGAIRQLTTQLHALIDQLQAKVDS, from the coding sequence ATGAAAATAGTGGTGATGTTTCCAACCGCATCGGAAGCGCAATGGTTTGAGGCGCCGAATGTTCTAAAAGTCATTTCAGGTGTAGGCATAACGGACACGGCTTACTCGACGTTAAAAGTAATTCACGAGCATCAGCCTGATTGGATTATCTTGGCAGGCATCGCCGGTTACTTTCCCCATTCCAATCTAAAGATTGGTGACACCCGTTTAGTGAGTCAGGAAGTAGAAGGCGATTTAGGATTTTATACCGAACAAGGTTTTGTACACCTGGCTGACTTGGCCTTAGACATGGCTTTTGAACGTAGAAAAGAATTATGCTGCCCTCACCTATCTAAAATAGGTGGTGGTTTTGAGACCGCCAAAGGGCTAACAGCGAATACCGCGCTTTCCCCATTACCTGACACGCGCGGAGCTGATCTAGAAAATATGGAAGGCGCGGCATTTTTCCATGTTTGCTTAAAAGAAAATCAACCATTCATTGAAATCCGTACCATTTCTAACGAAGTAAAGCTTGGTCACGGCGATTGGGATATGGAAGGCGCTATTCGTCAACTAACTACACAACTACATGCTTTAATTGATCAATTACAAGCTAAAGTAGATTCTTAG
- a CDS encoding oxidoreductase — protein MPQQVKTLRVGLVGYGFASKVFHAPLIVSTEGLQLTTVSSSDASKVLADYPNVNVVATPSELMALTEIDLVVIPTPNETHHPLVKQALLAGKHVVVDKPFTVTLEEADELIALAKEKGLLLSVFHNRRWDGDFLTVAAMLKRGLVGRLTHFESHFDRFRPLVRDRWREKNAPGAGLWYDLGPHLVDQTIQLFGMPIGIYVDAMQARDNAQATDYCHAILRYADKRVSLHASALVGQEPPRFQLHGTKGSFQCFGLDPQEDDLKAGQTPGNRCDWGRASSTGKLTTYPDGETAQETVCPLIDGNYPAYYAGIRDAICEGKPNPVTAESARQTMQMLMLGLESMEKRAEVLVPTL, from the coding sequence ATGCCTCAACAAGTGAAAACCTTGCGTGTTGGTTTAGTTGGCTATGGCTTTGCTAGTAAAGTATTTCATGCGCCCTTGATTGTTAGCACAGAAGGTCTGCAGCTGACGACTGTGTCTTCGAGTGATGCATCAAAAGTGTTGGCCGATTATCCCAATGTGAATGTGGTGGCGACGCCATCTGAATTAATGGCATTAACTGAAATTGATTTGGTTGTGATTCCCACGCCAAATGAGACACACCACCCTTTGGTAAAACAAGCATTGCTGGCAGGCAAACATGTGGTGGTAGATAAGCCATTTACGGTAACGCTAGAAGAGGCCGATGAATTAATTGCATTGGCCAAAGAAAAGGGCTTGTTACTATCCGTCTTCCATAACCGCCGCTGGGATGGTGACTTTCTCACCGTGGCGGCAATGTTAAAGCGTGGATTAGTTGGTCGGTTAACTCATTTTGAATCTCATTTTGATCGATTTCGCCCATTGGTGCGCGATCGCTGGCGTGAAAAAAATGCCCCTGGTGCAGGGCTGTGGTATGACTTAGGGCCTCACTTGGTTGATCAAACGATTCAATTGTTTGGCATGCCAATCGGTATTTATGTAGATGCGATGCAAGCAAGAGACAATGCACAGGCAACCGATTACTGCCATGCCATTCTTCGTTACGCTGATAAAAGAGTTTCGTTGCATGCCAGTGCATTAGTAGGCCAGGAACCTCCACGTTTTCAGCTGCACGGAACCAAAGGTAGTTTTCAGTGCTTTGGTCTAGACCCGCAGGAAGATGACTTAAAAGCTGGGCAAACACCGGGTAACCGCTGTGATTGGGGGAGGGCAAGTTCAACAGGCAAACTGACTACCTATCCTGATGGTGAAACCGCACAAGAAACCGTTTGCCCATTGATTGATGGCAACTATCCTGCTTACTACGCGGGTATTAGGGATGCTATTTGTGAAGGTAAACCTAACCCGGTTACCGCAGAAAGTGCGCGTCAGACTATGCAAATGCTTATGCTAGGTTTAGAGAGTATGGAAAAGCGAGCCGAAGTCCTCGTTCCGACATTATAA
- a CDS encoding sulfite exporter TauE/SafE family protein codes for MIPQDPLFYWIAIPAVLITGISKGGFAGGLSMVSIPLMALVMPVSQAAAIMLPILCTADLFGWWSYRKSFDKKLLLQLMPGAIVGIAVGTMLFSHLDGHWLELLLGIMSILFAIHRMSGMAISDKSWMPEWLRAGWWSGLSGLTSFVAHAGGPPLMIYLFPKQMNRTMLVATMTFFFSSVNYIKLIPYAWLGQLDMSNLSTALVLAPFAPLGVYLGIWLHHRINEKLFYQLSYIFLILTGMKLIWDSGKLF; via the coding sequence ATGATCCCGCAAGATCCCCTATTTTATTGGATTGCGATTCCAGCGGTGTTAATCACCGGTATTTCAAAAGGGGGATTTGCAGGGGGGCTGAGCATGGTCAGCATCCCATTAATGGCGTTAGTCATGCCGGTTTCTCAGGCCGCCGCCATTATGCTACCCATTTTATGCACCGCCGATTTATTTGGCTGGTGGTCATATCGAAAGTCATTTGATAAAAAACTGCTGCTTCAATTAATGCCTGGCGCAATTGTCGGCATTGCTGTCGGAACCATGCTGTTTAGTCATCTAGATGGGCATTGGTTAGAGTTGCTGCTTGGGATTATGTCGATTTTATTTGCCATTCACCGAATGTCCGGTATGGCAATTTCTGATAAAAGTTGGATGCCAGAATGGCTTAGGGCTGGTTGGTGGTCTGGGCTGTCTGGCCTGACTAGCTTTGTGGCACATGCAGGCGGCCCGCCGCTGATGATTTATTTGTTCCCTAAACAAATGAATAGGACAATGCTCGTTGCCACGATGACCTTTTTCTTTTCCTCCGTCAATTATATCAAACTGATTCCCTACGCTTGGCTTGGTCAATTGGATATGAGTAACCTAAGTACGGCGCTTGTTCTCGCGCCGTTTGCGCCACTTGGGGTCTACTTGGGTATTTGGCTGCATCATCGAATCAATGAAAAGTTGTTCTATCAACTCTCGTATATATTCTTGATTCTGACCGGGATGAAACTAATATGGGATAGTGGGAAATTATTCTAA
- a CDS encoding RNA-binding S4 domain-containing protein, with protein sequence MQEIQFDLDREFVELCNLLKLCGLADSGGQGKLWVGEGRVKVDGQVELRKTAKIRDGQLVEIGDSRILVKAI encoded by the coding sequence ATGCAAGAAATTCAATTTGATTTAGATCGTGAGTTTGTTGAACTGTGCAATTTATTGAAGTTGTGCGGATTAGCAGACTCTGGTGGCCAAGGAAAACTTTGGGTGGGTGAAGGTCGTGTAAAAGTAGATGGCCAAGTAGAGCTACGCAAAACAGCAAAGATCCGCGATGGCCAATTGGTAGAAATCGGCGACTCACGTATTTTGGTCAAGGCCATCTAA